The Xanthomonas sp. DAR 80977 nucleotide sequence GCGAGGAATACCTGGCCGCGGCGCTGTACCGGATGATCGGCAACGTGCCGCTGCTCGGCGGTTCGGCCGGCGACAACCTGCGCTTCGAGCGCACCCAGGTCTACTACGACGGCCGTTTCTTGGCCGACGCGGCGGTGCTGGCCCTGTTCCATTCGCGGCATCCGTTCGTGGTGTTCAAGCTGCAGCACTTCGTCGCCAGCGAGGTCGAACTGGTGGTCACCGATGCCGACCCGGAGCGGCGCCTGATCCGCGAGATCAACGGCGAACCGGCGGCGCTGGCCTATTCCGCGGCGATCGGGGTGCCGCTGCAGGCGCTGGACCCGCACGTGTTCTCCACCTATCCGCTGTTGCTGACGCTGAGCGGCGAGCCCTACGTGCGTTCGATCCTGCGGGTCAACGAGGACCTGTCGATGACCTGCTACTGCGCGGTGGAGGAGGGCATGGTGGTGGCGGTCGGCAAGGCGGTGGACGTGATGGAAACGCTGCAGCAGGCCTTTGCCGAGGTGCACGAGGCGGTGCCCGACCCGGCGCTGGTGATCGGCTGCGACTGCATCCTGCGCCGCCTGGAGTTCGGCCAGTCGCAGATGCAGCAGGAGGTCGGCGCGTTCATGGCGCGGGAGCGCGTGTTCGGCTTCTCCACCTACGGCGAGCAGTTCAACGGCCTGCACGTCAACCAGACCTTCACCGGCGTGGCGATCGGGAGATGAGCATGAGCGCAGATGCAGCGACGGTGCCGGCCCTGGCGGGCGACCTGGCCGCTCCCCGCGCGAGCGGCGACGCAGTGCTCGTCGCCGAGCTGCGCCGGCAACTGGCCGCACGCGACAAGGTGATCGCGGTGCTGAAGAAGCGGGTCACCGCGCGCGACGACGCGGTGGCCTCGCCGCTGGCGACGCTGCAGCAGAACATCGCATTGGGCAAGGTGGTGGCGCTGAAGACCCAGGAACTGAGCCGCGAGCGGCAGGAACTGGAGCATGCGCTGGCCGACCTGGGCAAGGCGCAGACGGCGCTGCTGCAGGCGCAGAAGATGGAATCGATCGGCCAGCTCGCCGCCGGCATCGCCCACGAGATCAACACCCCGGCGCAGTACGTGCGCGACAACGTCGCGTTCGTGTGCAAGGCCAAGGCCATGGTCGATCAGGTGATCGACAAGGCGTTCGAGGTGGTGGAGGTGGCGCGCGCGCAGGGCGTGGCGCTGGAGCTGATCGCCGCGCTCGACGCGCAGGTGACCTCGTCCAAGTTCCAGTACCTGCGCAAGCAGACCCCCGAGGCCCTGCAGCAGTCGCTGGAAGGCCTGGATCGCATCACCAAGATCGTCGGCGCGATGAAGACCTTTTCGCACCCTTCCGCCGGCGAGAAGGAACCGGTGGACCTGCGCGAGGTGGTCGCCACCACCGTCACCGTCGCGCGCAACGAATGGAAGTACGTGGCCGAGGTCGAGACCGATTTCGCCGCCGACCTGCCGCTGGTGCCGTGCCTGCGCGACGAGATCGGCCAGGTGCTGCTGAACCTGGTGGTCAACGCGGCGCATGCGATCAGCGACACGCTGGTGCCGGGCCAGCGCGAGCAGGGCCGGATCCGCATCGTCCTGCGCCGTGCCGGCGACAGCCACGTGGACCTGTGCGTCAGCGACGACGGCCCGGGCATTCCCGAGGCGATCCGCACCAAGGTGTTCGATCCGTTCTTCACCACCAAGCCGGTCGGCAAGGGCACCGGCCAGGGCCTGGCGATCGCCTATTCGACGGTGGTGGAAAAGCACCAGGGACAGATCTTCTTCGAACCGTCGCCGGACCAGCGCGGCACCACCTTCGTGGTGCGGTTGCCGTTGAACACCGTGGCGGGCTGAGCGATGCGCGTGCTGTTCGTCGACGACGAGAAGCAGGTGCTGGCCGGCCTCGAACGCACCATGTTCATGGCCGATCGCGACTGGGACGTGGCCTTCGCCAACAGCGGCGCGGAGGCGCTGCTCGCGCTGCAGGCGCAGCCGGCCGACGTGGTGGTCTCGGACATGCGCATGCCGATGATGGACGGCGCCGAACTGCTGCGCCAGGTGCGCGACAGCTGCCCGCGCAGCATCCGCATCATCCTGTCCGGGCATACCGAACAGGAAGCGGCGCTGCGCTCGCTGGACGTGGCCCACCAGTTCCTGGCCAAGCCCTGCGAGGGCGATGCGCTGATCGAGGCGATCGACCGCGCGGTGGCGCTGCAACTGCTGCTGGACGATCCGGCGGTGCAGTCGGTGGTGGGACGCATCGGCGGGCTGCCGTCGGCCCCACGCATGTTCGCACAGCTCAACCGCCTGCTCGGCGACCCCGCGGCCGGCGTCGCGCAGGTCGCCGCGGTGGTGGAGGGCGACCCGGCGCTGGCCGCCAAGGTGCTGCAGCTGGCCAATTGCGCGTTCTTCGGCAACGGCCATCATGTGGCCGATATCAAGGACGCGGTCAACCGCATCGGCCTGGGCCTGCTGCGCACGCTGGTACTGGCCAGCGAGGTGTTCCACAGCGGTGCCGGCGACTCGGCCGACGCGATCCGCGCCGGCGCGGTGCGCGCCTCGCGGCTGGCCGCGGTGGTCGGCAAGGGCCATGCCGCCGAGGACGTGGTGACCACCGCGGCCTTGCTCGCCAACATCGGCGCGCTGCTGCCGGACATCGAGCGTCTGTGCCGCGATGCCGATCCGCAAGGCCGCGGCTTCCCGTCGCATGCGGAGATCGGCGCCTACCTGCTCGGCGTGTGGGGCCTGCCCGGCGCGATCGTCGAGGCGGTCGCCCACCACCGCACCCCGCGCCGGGTCGAGCACCGCCAGTTCGACGCGATCGGAGTGGTGCACGTGGCGGTGGCGCTGGCGCAGGACCTGGCGCCGGACCTGGAATACCTGCAATCGATGGGCGTGGCCGCACAGCTGCCGCAGTGGCAGGCGGCGTGCGCGCAGATTCGCGAAGCGGAGCACATCTCATGAGCGAACCGGAGCTGCCGCGCATCCTGTGCGTGGACGACGAACCCAACCTGCTGGCCGCGCTGGAGCGCAACCTGTTCGGCCAGTTCGACGTGGTCACCGCCAACGGCGGCGAGGCCGGACTGGCCGCGATCGCCGAAGGCCCGCCGTTCGCGGCGATCGTGTCGGACATGCGCATGCCGGGCATGGACGGCGCCACGTTCCTGGCCGCGGCGCGCGCGCGCGCGCCGGACAGCGTGCGCCTGCTGCTGACCGGGCAGACCGATGCGCCTTCGGCGATCGCGGCGATCAACCACGGCGCGATCTTCCGTTTCCTGTGCAAGCCGTGCCCGACCGAGGAACTGGTCGCCGCGCTGGAGCAGGCGGTGGCGCTGCACCGCGCCACGCTGCTGGAACGCGAATTGCTGGAAACCACGCTGGCCGGCACCACGCGCATGCTCACCGAGGTGCTGTCGATGGTCGCGCCCTGGGCGTTCCAGCGCTCGGCGCAGCTGCAGGCCTGCGTCAGCCACGTCACCGCCAAGTTGCCGTGGCCCAATCGCTGGACCGTCGAGGTGGCCGCGGCGCTGAGCCACATCGGCTGCGTCAGCGTGCCGGGCGACATCGTGCAGCGCGAGATCGCCGGCGACGAACTGTCCGAGGAAGAGCAGAAGCTGATCGACGGCCATCCGCTGGTCGCGCATCGGCTGCTGATGGCGATCCCGCGCATGCAGGCCGTCGCCGAGATCGTGCGCTACCAGGCGCTGCCGCCGCCGGCCGATGCAGCGCCGGACGTGGTCCGCGGCGCGCACCTGCTGCGGGCGTCGCTGCTGCTGGTGCGCGGGCTGGCGCGCAAGCTGCCGCTGGCACACGCGGTGCAGGAGCTGCGCAAGGTCGAGCCGCCGTTGCCGCGCGGATTGATCGATGCGCTCGCCGACCTGCAGCTCAATACCCGCAGCGGCATCCGCAAGGCCAAGGTCTGCGATCTGGTGCCGGGCTGGCGCCTGGAACAGGACGTGGTGTCCAAGCGCGGCATGATGTTGCTGGCGCACGGTAGCGAGCTGAGCCTGACCTCGATCCTGGCCTTGCGCAACCTGCAAGCGGCCGGCGCCATCGTCGAGCCGCTGCTGATCAGCTACGGCAGCGAGGAACAGGCCGGAGCGTCGGTCGCGGCCTAGCCGGCGCCAGGGCCGGCGGCGCGTACTCACGCCGGTTGCGCGCCGGCCCCGCGTATCCTTGCGCGTCCTTTTCCAGCCCGTCCTGCGCATGAGCTACGCCATCGTCTGGTTCCGCCGCGACCTGCGCCTGCAAGACCAACCCGCCCTGCATGCGGCGCTGGCCGCCGGACATACGCCGGTGCCGGTCTATCTGCACAGTCCCGGCGACGAGGGCGCCTGGGCCGCCGGCGCGGCGTCGCTGAGCTGGCTGCAGCGCTCGCTGGCCGCGCTCGACGCGCAGCTGCGCGAACGCGG carries:
- a CDS encoding sensor histidine kinase, which gives rise to MSADAATVPALAGDLAAPRASGDAVLVAELRRQLAARDKVIAVLKKRVTARDDAVASPLATLQQNIALGKVVALKTQELSRERQELEHALADLGKAQTALLQAQKMESIGQLAAGIAHEINTPAQYVRDNVAFVCKAKAMVDQVIDKAFEVVEVARAQGVALELIAALDAQVTSSKFQYLRKQTPEALQQSLEGLDRITKIVGAMKTFSHPSAGEKEPVDLREVVATTVTVARNEWKYVAEVETDFAADLPLVPCLRDEIGQVLLNLVVNAAHAISDTLVPGQREQGRIRIVLRRAGDSHVDLCVSDDGPGIPEAIRTKVFDPFFTTKPVGKGTGQGLAIAYSTVVEKHQGQIFFEPSPDQRGTTFVVRLPLNTVAG
- a CDS encoding FIST N-terminal domain-containing protein, producing MPLTVTHAETADRDAVAAVAALRAQLGAAPLDALLLFCDAEYDLEALGPALKAGFDCPVIGCTAAGQIGERGFQSNGILVAGLRGGVLQAQPLLIAPLSDLQAQVAVAAEAVQAATADKAGQCFALLLVDGLSTCEEYLAAALYRMIGNVPLLGGSAGDNLRFERTQVYYDGRFLADAAVLALFHSRHPFVVFKLQHFVASEVELVVTDADPERRLIREINGEPAALAYSAAIGVPLQALDPHVFSTYPLLLTLSGEPYVRSILRVNEDLSMTCYCAVEEGMVVAVGKAVDVMETLQQAFAEVHEAVPDPALVIGCDCILRRLEFGQSQMQQEVGAFMARERVFGFSTYGEQFNGLHVNQTFTGVAIGR
- a CDS encoding HDOD domain-containing protein, whose translation is MRVLFVDDEKQVLAGLERTMFMADRDWDVAFANSGAEALLALQAQPADVVVSDMRMPMMDGAELLRQVRDSCPRSIRIILSGHTEQEAALRSLDVAHQFLAKPCEGDALIEAIDRAVALQLLLDDPAVQSVVGRIGGLPSAPRMFAQLNRLLGDPAAGVAQVAAVVEGDPALAAKVLQLANCAFFGNGHHVADIKDAVNRIGLGLLRTLVLASEVFHSGAGDSADAIRAGAVRASRLAAVVGKGHAAEDVVTTAALLANIGALLPDIERLCRDADPQGRGFPSHAEIGAYLLGVWGLPGAIVEAVAHHRTPRRVEHRQFDAIGVVHVAVALAQDLAPDLEYLQSMGVAAQLPQWQAACAQIREAEHIS
- a CDS encoding HD domain-containing phosphohydrolase yields the protein MSEPELPRILCVDDEPNLLAALERNLFGQFDVVTANGGEAGLAAIAEGPPFAAIVSDMRMPGMDGATFLAAARARAPDSVRLLLTGQTDAPSAIAAINHGAIFRFLCKPCPTEELVAALEQAVALHRATLLERELLETTLAGTTRMLTEVLSMVAPWAFQRSAQLQACVSHVTAKLPWPNRWTVEVAAALSHIGCVSVPGDIVQREIAGDELSEEEQKLIDGHPLVAHRLLMAIPRMQAVAEIVRYQALPPPADAAPDVVRGAHLLRASLLLVRGLARKLPLAHAVQELRKVEPPLPRGLIDALADLQLNTRSGIRKAKVCDLVPGWRLEQDVVSKRGMMLLAHGSELSLTSILALRNLQAAGAIVEPLLISYGSEEQAGASVAA